Proteins encoded together in one Neobacillus sp. FSL H8-0543 window:
- a CDS encoding lactate utilization protein C produces the protein MTGTIQNRETFLNKIAGQLGRPRRSTPVERPNWKFHPQDEVLKDATQDDLVDVLTEQCKKIHTTLYTTDLKELPSVLNEVVLGYGGGPVVTWKDDRFTEWGLEHLMRVDWPSLNIEVYEWNHTRGADNVAKAENANVGITISEVTLAESGTVVLFSDENKGRTVSFLPATYLALIPKSTLVPRMTQAAQKMREIHQQTGHAASCINFITGPSNSADIELNLVVGVHGPVKASYIVINDL, from the coding sequence TTGACTGGAACAATCCAAAATCGGGAGACATTTTTAAATAAAATTGCTGGCCAGCTTGGGCGTCCACGTCGATCGACTCCTGTTGAACGTCCAAATTGGAAATTTCACCCCCAGGATGAAGTCCTAAAAGATGCCACCCAGGATGATTTGGTAGATGTATTGACCGAGCAGTGTAAAAAAATCCATACAACTCTATATACAACAGATTTGAAGGAATTACCGTCCGTCCTTAACGAGGTCGTGCTGGGTTACGGCGGAGGTCCAGTCGTCACCTGGAAGGATGACAGGTTCACTGAATGGGGACTTGAACACCTGATGAGGGTTGATTGGCCTAGTCTAAATATTGAGGTCTATGAATGGAATCATACCAGAGGTGCGGATAATGTAGCAAAAGCGGAAAATGCAAACGTGGGTATTACGATTAGTGAAGTGACACTCGCCGAATCAGGGACAGTTGTATTATTTAGCGATGAAAACAAAGGCAGAACAGTAAGCTTCTTGCCAGCGACCTATTTAGCCCTTATTCCGAAGAGTACGCTGGTGCCAAGAATGACTCAGGCAGCGCAAAAGATGCGTGAAATTCATCAACAAACAGGTCATGCTGCCTCGTGCATTAATTTCATTACTGGACCAAGTAATTCCGCAGATATCGAGTTAAATCTTGTCGTTGGTGTACATGGGCCGGTGAAGGCCTCTTATATCGTCATTAATGATTTGTAA
- a CDS encoding response regulator yields MSTRLVKTVVVDDEARIRRGIERLVTSCSDEFHVIGGFSSGNELLAFYHQEKLEFDLLITDIRMPGMDGLELIKELKNHVSFEAVVISGFNDFKYLQSAIREGAVDYMVKPIIREEFRLQLHRVKEKIYRKRSEEERLLKLDLEFLHVKQIEGIIQSMQQAKIEETLSLLHQFLNVLENHTSPGEIERNIQSLAVQIVNLFGKNSYANNESDFLYDAINMTKRARNFKVLRHGLNEWIQKVYLSLNKLMNPVKVDPIQTAKQWILSNMAENITIEKIAREIPMNPTYFSEYFKNQTGETVLDFVTRTRIEKARELLFSTDLKVYNIAEKVGYTDTKYFSKLFKKYFGEVPSKYKEKIKYG; encoded by the coding sequence TTGAGTACAAGACTGGTTAAAACAGTGGTGGTTGATGATGAAGCACGGATTCGAAGGGGGATTGAACGGTTGGTCACGTCGTGCTCCGACGAATTTCATGTTATTGGAGGCTTTTCCAGCGGGAACGAATTACTAGCCTTTTATCACCAAGAAAAGCTGGAATTTGATCTGTTAATTACAGATATTAGAATGCCTGGCATGGATGGATTGGAATTAATAAAGGAACTAAAGAACCATGTTTCATTTGAAGCGGTAGTCATTAGCGGCTTTAATGATTTTAAATACCTGCAATCAGCCATTCGTGAAGGGGCTGTTGATTATATGGTTAAGCCGATTATTCGGGAGGAATTTCGCCTGCAGCTCCACCGTGTTAAGGAAAAAATTTATCGTAAACGGTCGGAAGAAGAGCGTCTTTTAAAGCTGGATTTAGAGTTTTTGCATGTGAAACAGATAGAAGGCATCATACAATCCATGCAGCAGGCGAAAATAGAAGAAACATTATCTCTTTTACATCAGTTTCTGAATGTACTTGAGAATCACACGTCTCCCGGGGAAATTGAACGGAACATTCAATCACTTGCTGTTCAGATTGTAAACCTTTTTGGGAAAAATTCATATGCGAATAATGAATCAGATTTCCTGTATGATGCTATAAATATGACAAAAAGAGCAAGGAATTTTAAAGTATTAAGGCATGGCCTCAATGAATGGATACAAAAAGTTTATTTATCTTTAAACAAATTAATGAACCCTGTGAAAGTGGATCCGATTCAAACAGCAAAGCAGTGGATATTGAGCAATATGGCTGAAAATATAACAATTGAAAAGATTGCACGGGAAATTCCGATGAATCCAACCTATTTTAGCGAGTACTTTAAAAATCAAACAGGTGAAACCGTATTGGATTTTGTGACAAGAACCAGGATCGAAAAAGCAAGGGAATTGCTGTTCTCAACTGATTTAAAAGTTTATAATATCGCGGAAAAGGTAGGTTATACCGATACTAAATACTTTAGCAAACTTTTCAAGAAGTATTTTGGAGAGGTCCCTTCCAAGTATAAGGAGAAAATCAAATATGGCTGA
- a CDS encoding autoinducer 2 ABC transporter substrate-binding protein produces the protein MGRRCTSLFTLLLLILASGCSTTAKYDIVYSKGEVDRPVENYTRKSYTIALVPKLVNIPYFNAVEEGAMEAGEELGVNVIYRGPAVADPNQQVKIIEELIQQKVDVIAVSANDPEKLVAVMKKAQSQNIKVITWDADTHFDSREFFINMVDPEKLGRHLMDTLAWNVNEEGDFAIITGAESAANLNVWLNWIKIQQREYYPKMNLVKVVASNDDPHKAYILAKELLAGYPNLKGIIGNSSVGPPAAAQAVKEEGKSGEVTVVGLSPPNPMNEYLKTDAAQVVTLWSPKKLGFLTVALAKNLLDGMKPSDRQEIPQVGKIRVKDDIVIMGEPIDFTKENVDQYDF, from the coding sequence ATGGGTAGAAGATGTACTAGCTTATTCACCTTACTGTTACTTATTCTTGCAAGCGGTTGCAGTACAACCGCAAAATATGACATTGTCTATTCTAAAGGTGAAGTAGACCGCCCGGTTGAGAACTATACAAGGAAGTCGTACACCATTGCACTTGTCCCGAAGCTTGTAAATATTCCCTATTTTAATGCTGTTGAAGAGGGGGCTATGGAGGCGGGGGAAGAACTAGGGGTAAATGTGATTTATAGAGGTCCTGCTGTTGCTGACCCCAATCAGCAAGTCAAAATAATCGAAGAATTAATACAACAAAAGGTAGATGTGATTGCCGTTTCTGCGAATGATCCTGAAAAATTGGTTGCAGTGATGAAGAAGGCACAAAGCCAAAATATTAAAGTCATTACCTGGGATGCTGATACACATTTTGATTCCAGGGAGTTTTTTATCAATATGGTGGATCCTGAGAAATTGGGCAGACATTTAATGGATACTCTAGCTTGGAATGTAAATGAAGAGGGAGATTTTGCGATTATTACTGGTGCGGAATCAGCAGCGAATCTAAATGTCTGGCTAAATTGGATAAAAATTCAACAAAGGGAATATTATCCGAAAATGAACTTGGTTAAGGTAGTAGCCTCAAATGATGATCCTCATAAGGCCTATATTCTGGCAAAAGAACTTTTGGCCGGCTATCCAAATTTAAAGGGGATTATCGGTAATTCCTCCGTTGGTCCGCCTGCTGCCGCCCAAGCAGTGAAAGAAGAAGGGAAATCAGGTGAGGTCACTGTTGTTGGCTTATCTCCGCCGAATCCAATGAATGAATACCTAAAAACTGATGCTGCACAGGTGGTTACTTTATGGAGCCCAAAAAAGCTTGGGTTTTTAACGGTAGCACTTGCAAAAAACCTTCTTGATGGAATGAAACCGTCTGATCGTCAAGAAATCCCGCAAGTTGGAAAAATTAGAGTTAAGGACGACATAGTTATTATGGGAGAACCAATTGATTTTACAAAGGAAAATGTGGACCAGTATGATTTTTAG
- a CDS encoding sugar ABC transporter ATP-binding protein codes for MSEFVLELRGITKTFPGVKALDHVQFQLKPGEIHALMGENGAGKSTFIKVITGVHQPDEGKMYLNGQEVEFRNPKDAQNCGIAAIYQHVTCFPDLSVTENIFMGHEKINRATKRILWKEMHAEANRLLKELGANFDAKAQMGTLSVAQQQIVEIAKALSTNAKIIIMDEPTAALTRNESEELYRITEKLRDQGTSIIFISHRFEDMYRLASKVTVFRDSKYIDTWGVNEITNEDLIVAMVGREIKKLFPKTEAKIGEEVLRVDNMGRTGFFAGVSFTLGKGEILGLTGLVGAGRSEVCQALFGIDAADKGKIFINGKETKITNPLQAMKKGIGYLPEDRQQQGLILSWGIDKNITLPSLNLLSRKGWLNRKKEKEIASKLAKKVNVKTPSIYNLVSSLSGGNQQKVAVAKLLTTDLDIIILDEPTKGVDVGAKSAIYEIISDLASQGYGIIMVSSEMPEILSMSDRILVMREGRITAELDGRTATQEAILEAAMKNTETRPIDGTLGAAGI; via the coding sequence ATGTCCGAGTTTGTACTCGAACTTAGAGGGATTACAAAAACCTTTCCTGGTGTGAAAGCTCTCGATCATGTTCAATTTCAATTAAAGCCGGGTGAAATTCATGCCTTGATGGGAGAGAATGGTGCCGGCAAATCAACGTTTATAAAAGTCATTACAGGAGTCCATCAGCCGGATGAAGGAAAGATGTACTTAAATGGACAGGAGGTTGAATTTCGAAATCCAAAGGATGCACAGAATTGTGGGATTGCTGCCATATACCAGCATGTAACCTGCTTTCCGGATTTAAGTGTAACGGAAAATATATTCATGGGACATGAAAAAATTAACAGAGCAACAAAGAGAATTCTATGGAAGGAAATGCATGCAGAAGCGAATCGCCTTCTGAAAGAGCTTGGGGCCAATTTTGATGCCAAAGCCCAAATGGGAACCCTCAGTGTGGCACAGCAGCAAATCGTTGAGATAGCAAAAGCCCTGTCAACCAATGCGAAAATTATTATCATGGATGAGCCTACTGCTGCCTTGACCAGAAATGAAAGTGAGGAGCTTTATCGAATCACGGAGAAATTAAGAGATCAGGGCACATCCATCATCTTTATCTCTCACCGCTTTGAAGATATGTATCGTCTTGCCAGTAAAGTGACTGTTTTCCGTGATTCGAAATACATCGATACCTGGGGAGTAAACGAGATTACCAATGAAGATTTAATCGTGGCCATGGTAGGAAGGGAAATAAAAAAGCTATTTCCAAAAACGGAGGCCAAAATTGGTGAAGAAGTTTTACGGGTGGACAACATGGGGAGAACAGGATTCTTTGCCGGAGTATCTTTCACGCTAGGGAAGGGAGAAATACTGGGGTTAACCGGTCTTGTTGGTGCGGGCCGCAGTGAAGTGTGTCAGGCATTGTTCGGGATCGATGCTGCTGATAAAGGAAAGATTTTTATTAATGGAAAGGAAACAAAGATTACGAATCCACTGCAAGCTATGAAGAAAGGAATCGGTTATTTACCAGAAGACAGGCAACAGCAGGGGCTGATCCTTTCATGGGGAATCGATAAAAATATTACGCTACCTTCGCTTAATCTATTATCCCGAAAAGGATGGTTAAACCGGAAGAAGGAAAAAGAGATTGCCAGTAAACTTGCCAAAAAAGTAAATGTGAAAACACCAAGTATTTATAATCTTGTAAGTTCATTATCAGGCGGGAACCAGCAAAAAGTGGCGGTTGCCAAACTTCTTACGACTGATTTGGATATCATCATTCTCGATGAACCGACAAAAGGGGTAGATGTCGGGGCAAAGTCAGCCATTTATGAAATTATCAGCGACCTGGCCAGCCAGGGATATGGCATCATCATGGTTTCCTCAGAAATGCCCGAAATCCTCAGTATGAGTGACCGAATTCTCGTTATGCGTGAAGGCAGAATTACAGCAGAATTGGATGGGAGAACAGCCACTCAGGAAGCCATTTTGGAAGCAGCGATGAAAAATACAGAGACGCGGCCAATCGATGGAACATTGGGAGCGGCTGGTATATAA
- a CDS encoding bifunctional aldolase/short-chain dehydrogenase, giving the protein MVNNLWNHEKASQVTNGVEELRYRSNLIGTDRAVCNWGGGNTSMKKIEKDFRGRDIEVMWVKGSGSDLATMQAKNFTGLRLDDIRPLFDHDEMTDEDMVAYLAHCMIDNKHPRASIETLLHAFLPFKHVDHSHPDAIISICCADNGKQIAEEIFGNRFIWVPYVRPGFTLSKMIAEGVQNNPNAELVLMEKHGLVTWGENSEECYAKTITIINEAEQYINERINEESVFGGQKYVSLSDEDAMVILAKVMPVIRGAVSEEKKMLLTYHRGEDVLQFVNSYNAPELSLIGAACPDHLVHTKMVPLYINWDPQTKDVEGLTAAIKEGIARFKAAYKEYFERNKNEGDKMFEPAPRVILIPGLGMVNTGKDVANSRVSGALYHRAIAVMKGSTTLGNFVSLSENESYNVEYWPLELYKLTLAPAEAEFSRKVTFITGGAGGIGSATAHRLVSEGAHVVLADLNHEGAEKVAAEINEQYGANRALAVKMDVTKEEEVQVAFDKAALTFGGVDIIVNNAGLATSSPIDETTLQEWNLNMNVLGTGYFLVAREAFKQMKQQGIGGNMVFIGSKNSVYAGKNAAAYSSVKALETHLARCIAAEGGEYGIRVNSVLPDAVLQGSAIWGSRWREERAAAYGIHPDQLEEHYRKRTTLLVNIYPSDIAESIAFFASSKSDKTTGCMLTVDGGVPAAFTR; this is encoded by the coding sequence ATGGTGAATAATCTTTGGAATCATGAGAAAGCTTCACAAGTAACAAATGGGGTAGAGGAATTAAGATATCGTTCCAACTTAATCGGAACGGATCGTGCCGTTTGTAACTGGGGTGGCGGCAACACTTCCATGAAAAAAATTGAAAAGGATTTCCGCGGCCGTGATATCGAGGTAATGTGGGTAAAAGGAAGCGGTTCCGACCTAGCGACAATGCAAGCTAAAAATTTCACCGGTTTAAGATTGGATGATATCCGTCCATTATTCGATCACGATGAAATGACGGACGAAGACATGGTTGCGTATCTTGCTCATTGCATGATTGACAACAAGCATCCAAGAGCATCCATCGAAACTTTATTACATGCGTTCCTTCCATTCAAGCATGTAGACCATTCACATCCAGATGCCATCATCAGCATTTGCTGTGCTGACAATGGCAAGCAAATTGCAGAAGAGATTTTTGGCAACCGTTTTATTTGGGTTCCATATGTGCGTCCTGGCTTCACTCTTTCAAAAATGATTGCAGAGGGTGTACAAAATAACCCGAACGCGGAGCTAGTCTTAATGGAAAAGCATGGTCTTGTCACTTGGGGAGAAAATTCTGAAGAGTGCTATGCAAAAACTATCACTATTATTAATGAAGCAGAACAATATATTAATGAAAGAATCAATGAAGAAAGCGTATTTGGCGGTCAAAAATATGTTTCCCTTTCGGACGAAGACGCAATGGTTATATTAGCGAAGGTAATGCCTGTTATCCGTGGGGCTGTAAGTGAAGAAAAGAAAATGCTTCTAACTTACCACCGTGGTGAAGATGTTCTTCAATTTGTAAACAGCTACAACGCTCCTGAACTTTCACTAATCGGAGCAGCATGCCCGGACCATCTTGTTCATACCAAAATGGTCCCGCTTTATATCAATTGGGATCCGCAGACAAAGGATGTAGAAGGCTTAACTGCTGCAATCAAGGAAGGAATAGCCCGCTTCAAGGCAGCATACAAAGAATACTTTGAACGCAACAAAAACGAAGGCGACAAAATGTTCGAACCAGCGCCACGTGTAATCCTAATCCCAGGATTAGGAATGGTAAACACTGGTAAGGATGTCGCGAATTCTCGAGTAAGCGGTGCCTTATACCACCGTGCTATAGCGGTTATGAAAGGTTCAACGACTCTAGGAAACTTTGTTTCTTTAAGTGAAAATGAATCCTATAACGTGGAATACTGGCCACTAGAATTATATAAATTAACTCTCGCCCCAGCTGAAGCAGAATTCTCCAGAAAGGTAACATTCATAACTGGCGGAGCAGGAGGAATTGGCAGTGCAACGGCTCACCGCCTAGTTTCTGAGGGTGCCCATGTCGTTCTGGCTGACCTTAATCATGAAGGCGCTGAAAAGGTTGCTGCCGAAATTAACGAACAATACGGCGCAAACCGTGCCCTAGCAGTAAAAATGGATGTAACAAAAGAAGAAGAAGTGCAGGTTGCATTCGACAAAGCCGCACTCACATTTGGTGGTGTGGACATCATTGTTAACAACGCTGGTCTTGCAACATCAAGCCCTATCGATGAAACTACTCTACAAGAGTGGAATTTGAATATGAATGTTTTAGGAACAGGCTATTTCCTTGTTGCCCGTGAAGCATTCAAGCAAATGAAGCAGCAGGGAATTGGCGGCAACATGGTATTTATCGGTTCGAAAAACTCTGTTTATGCCGGAAAAAATGCTGCTGCCTATAGCTCTGTCAAAGCGCTAGAAACTCATTTGGCCAGATGTATTGCAGCAGAAGGCGGGGAGTACGGCATTCGCGTAAATTCTGTGCTGCCGGATGCAGTCCTTCAAGGCTCTGCGATTTGGGGTTCCAGATGGCGTGAAGAGCGTGCGGCGGCGTACGGAATTCACCCTGATCAATTAGAAGAGCACTATCGTAAGCGTACAACTCTTCTAGTAAATATTTATCCATCTGATATTGCTGAATCGATTGCATTCTTTGCATCATCCAAGTCAGATAAAACTACTGGATGTATGTTAACTGTAGACGGCGGTGTACCTGCTGCCTTTACAAGATAA
- a CDS encoding ABC transporter permease encodes MAEKSLERVSISASIAKFREVGLLGFIILLSIAVQIRNPSFLTLENLNDMITNTAILSILAVGMMLVIITRGIDLSIGATLALSGMSSALAVGAMPTLHPILAILLGILIGVVSGGILGLIIAKGSVLPIIATLGMMYIFRGLTYMVSGGKWVSAHQMPESFKGIATGTFMGINHLILIAIIIYLIFYYFINHTRTGRQIYAVGSNPESAIITGINHDRIIFLVYTIMGGLAGLAGVLWVSKFASAQGDTASGYELTVIAACVLGGVNIAGGSGKISGLILGSVLIGILNNALPLINVSPFWQSGIQGGIILAAVVLNAVVKRGVDLNALMRRKI; translated from the coding sequence ATGGCTGAAAAATCACTGGAGAGAGTATCAATCAGTGCCAGTATAGCAAAATTTCGTGAAGTTGGATTACTGGGATTTATTATCCTGTTGTCCATAGCCGTTCAAATCAGGAATCCAAGTTTTTTAACACTTGAAAACTTGAATGACATGATTACCAATACAGCCATTTTGAGTATTTTGGCAGTTGGGATGATGCTAGTCATTATTACAAGGGGGATTGACCTATCAATTGGTGCGACACTTGCTTTATCCGGGATGAGTTCTGCCCTGGCAGTCGGAGCCATGCCGACACTTCATCCCATCTTGGCCATCCTTTTGGGTATCTTGATCGGTGTCGTTAGTGGCGGAATTCTCGGCCTGATTATTGCAAAAGGCAGTGTTTTACCTATCATCGCTACCTTAGGGATGATGTATATCTTTCGGGGACTTACCTATATGGTCAGTGGCGGAAAATGGGTAAGTGCCCACCAAATGCCGGAAAGCTTTAAGGGCATTGCAACAGGGACATTCATGGGGATCAATCACCTGATACTGATTGCTATTATTATTTACCTTATTTTCTACTATTTCATTAATCATACCAGAACTGGCAGACAGATTTACGCTGTCGGAAGCAATCCAGAATCGGCTATCATTACGGGAATTAATCATGACCGAATCATTTTTCTTGTCTATACGATAATGGGCGGATTGGCAGGACTTGCTGGAGTGTTATGGGTTTCAAAGTTTGCCTCGGCCCAGGGTGACACCGCATCAGGATATGAATTAACGGTTATTGCTGCCTGTGTATTGGGCGGGGTTAATATTGCCGGCGGTTCCGGAAAAATATCCGGGTTAATTTTGGGTTCTGTTCTGATTGGAATTTTAAATAATGCCCTGCCACTCATTAATGTTTCGCCTTTCTGGCAAAGCGGAATTCAAGGCGGGATCATCCTGGCTGCGGTGGTTTTAAATGCTGTTGTAAAAAGAGGAGTAGATTTGAATGCGCTCATGAGGAGGAAAATCTAG
- a CDS encoding sensor histidine kinase: MIFRWKKFKNFRLMTKLIVSYFFITVIPLALLGYFAYAQYSKSIEEQVGENIPKLLDQANERIGIYIRDLKQLPYLLYNSAQVIEVLRKDSYQSNSSLLQDTFIVNSYLAKTYSNGGNPDILGVFILSKNRLYESSKVPYTGFESIELPYGQDMELNGKQAIIYPSHTNLKFKNNPPYILLMHQITDTENRQNLGTMFIVVEMSSFQQIIENIKVNDQSELSLMNEYGYIIYHTNPDLIGKLNKELVDYPNINGSFRTTTIEDNRLISISRNGPDEWILEHSVPLKNLTERTDVVRNTTIIVFIIVVILSTIISIFLAWNVARPMNRLTRLMKRVEKGDFDVDLTINTTDEVGILANSFNSMVLEIRELIKINYQIKLQQKEAELYALQSQINPHFMYNTLETIGMAVEEGEDDTVVEMVSILGRMLRFSINNKDKVVTVNQEVQHMKDYLTIQKIRFEERIDFYIQEEVNSQSFLTPKFILQPIVENAIKHGLDHQQHFKLEILIKKAPNKEELIFKVIDNGPGIPEELLEELNWYLASDPMGRRDSKFGLINVHGRIVMMYGQPFGLQLDSKIKQGTEVTIKIPLLTVDIAERSVSGGGTIEYKTG; the protein is encoded by the coding sequence ATGATTTTTAGATGGAAAAAATTCAAGAATTTCAGACTGATGACCAAATTAATCGTTTCGTATTTTTTCATTACGGTCATTCCTTTGGCTTTGTTGGGTTATTTTGCCTATGCCCAATATTCAAAATCAATCGAAGAACAAGTTGGTGAAAATATACCAAAATTGCTGGACCAAGCAAATGAACGAATCGGCATCTATATCCGGGATTTAAAACAGCTGCCGTACCTCCTGTATAATTCTGCACAAGTGATTGAAGTGTTAAGGAAGGACTCCTACCAAAGCAATTCATCCTTGCTGCAGGATACATTTATTGTTAATAGTTATCTGGCTAAAACATATAGCAATGGGGGAAATCCGGACATTTTAGGAGTTTTTATTTTATCAAAGAACAGGTTGTATGAAAGTTCGAAGGTCCCATATACCGGTTTCGAGAGCATTGAATTGCCATATGGCCAAGATATGGAGTTAAACGGTAAACAGGCCATCATTTATCCTTCCCATACGAATCTCAAATTTAAAAATAACCCGCCTTATATTTTGTTGATGCACCAAATTACCGATACAGAAAACCGGCAGAACTTGGGCACGATGTTTATTGTTGTGGAGATGTCATCATTTCAACAGATTATCGAAAATATTAAGGTAAATGATCAATCGGAGCTCTCGCTTATGAATGAGTATGGGTACATAATCTACCATACAAATCCTGATCTTATTGGAAAATTAAATAAGGAATTAGTAGATTATCCTAATATAAATGGAAGCTTTCGAACCACAACAATAGAGGATAACAGGTTAATTAGTATTAGCAGAAACGGCCCGGATGAATGGATTCTGGAGCATAGCGTCCCTTTGAAGAATTTGACTGAAAGAACGGATGTAGTACGAAATACTACGATTATCGTATTTATCATAGTCGTCATTTTAAGTACAATTATTTCGATTTTCCTTGCATGGAATGTAGCACGGCCTATGAACCGTCTAACCAGATTAATGAAGCGGGTTGAAAAAGGGGATTTTGATGTAGACCTTACCATTAACACTACGGATGAGGTCGGTATTCTTGCCAATAGTTTCAATTCAATGGTACTCGAGATTCGAGAATTGATTAAAATAAACTATCAAATCAAATTGCAGCAAAAGGAAGCCGAACTGTATGCGCTTCAGTCTCAAATCAATCCACATTTTATGTACAATACCCTTGAAACAATCGGAATGGCAGTCGAGGAAGGAGAAGATGACACGGTAGTAGAAATGGTGTCCATCCTCGGTAGAATGTTACGTTTCTCCATTAATAATAAAGATAAGGTGGTCACTGTTAATCAAGAAGTCCAGCATATGAAGGATTATTTGACAATTCAAAAAATAAGATTTGAAGAGCGAATTGATTTTTATATCCAAGAAGAAGTAAACAGCCAGTCTTTTCTGACTCCCAAGTTTATCTTACAGCCCATTGTTGAGAATGCAATAAAACATGGTCTTGACCACCAGCAGCATTTTAAGCTCGAAATCCTGATCAAAAAAGCACCTAACAAAGAAGAATTGATATTTAAGGTAATTGATAACGGTCCCGGAATTCCGGAAGAATTGTTGGAGGAGCTTAATTGGTACTTGGCATCTGATCCAATGGGGCGAAGGGACTCGAAATTTGGTTTAATCAATGTTCATGGAAGAATCGTCATGATGTATGGACAACCGTTTGGTCTTCAACTAGATAGTAAGATTAAACAAGGGACAGAAGTGACAATAAAAATCCCTTTATTGACAGTTGACATTGCAGAAAGGTCAGTGAGTGGAGGTGGGACGATTGAGTACAAGACTGGTTAA
- a CDS encoding ABC transporter permease, with translation METINKKEFSFKKFFLQWEWMLILLFIVVNIINISLSPYYWDFNNLRDATMTFLDKAFIVFPMVLIMILRDIDISVASIVALASVIMAHLYTLGVPMEIAVVICLTVGAICGLINGLLIVKFKELSAVIVTLATMIIYRGIAYIILEDQSAGSFPEWFGFFGWGYVFGIPFILIAFVVLAVCFGLVLHITTFGRRVYAIGNNPTASRFSGVQVDKIKIIVFTLAGLMAAITALFLTSRMGSTRPNIAQGYELDVIAMVVLGGISTAGGKGKMLGAIIAVFLIGYLRYGLGLINIPAQVLMIIIGLLLVMAVMIPNLKPKVKAKTKQVKNASRQIAG, from the coding sequence ATGGAGACGATAAACAAAAAAGAGTTCTCATTTAAGAAGTTTTTCCTTCAGTGGGAATGGATGCTGATTTTGTTATTTATCGTGGTGAACATTATTAATATAAGTTTATCTCCTTACTATTGGGATTTTAATAATTTGCGAGACGCAACGATGACGTTTCTTGATAAAGCATTCATTGTATTTCCAATGGTATTGATTATGATCTTACGAGATATTGATATTTCGGTCGCATCTATTGTCGCCTTGGCATCAGTTATCATGGCTCATTTATATACATTAGGGGTACCGATGGAAATTGCGGTGGTGATTTGTCTTACTGTTGGTGCAATTTGTGGGCTGATAAACGGATTGCTGATTGTGAAGTTCAAGGAATTATCGGCCGTCATTGTTACACTGGCAACGATGATTATTTATCGGGGGATCGCCTATATCATCCTTGAGGACCAATCTGCCGGCTCCTTTCCGGAATGGTTTGGCTTCTTCGGTTGGGGATATGTCTTTGGTATTCCATTCATCCTCATCGCCTTTGTTGTATTAGCCGTCTGTTTTGGGCTGGTACTGCACATAACAACCTTTGGAAGAAGAGTCTATGCGATAGGTAACAACCCGACTGCATCCCGCTTTTCAGGGGTCCAGGTAGATAAAATCAAAATTATCGTGTTTACGCTTGCAGGTTTAATGGCAGCGATTACAGCCCTGTTTTTAACATCAAGAATGGGCAGTACCAGACCAAACATAGCACAGGGTTATGAACTGGATGTAATTGCGATGGTCGTCTTAGGTGGAATTAGCACAGCAGGCGGAAAAGGAAAAATGCTGGGGGCGATTATTGCCGTTTTCCTAATCGGCTACTTGCGATATGGGCTGGGATTAATTAATATCCCTGCACAAGTTCTCATGATTATCATTGGGTTGCTTCTCGTCATGGCCGTAATGATTCCGAATCTGAAGCCGAAAGTCAAGGCAAAAACGAAGCAAGTGAAGAACGCATCCCGGCAAATAGCGGGTTAA